One genomic region from Xyrauchen texanus isolate HMW12.3.18 chromosome 4, RBS_HiC_50CHRs, whole genome shotgun sequence encodes:
- the LOC127639706 gene encoding insulin receptor substrate 1-B-like: MENQAAMELQSYEDVRKSGYLRKQKSMHRRFFVLRAASEQGPARLEYYENEKKFRSKSPVPKKAVYLDSCFNINKRADSKNKHMIVMYTRGESFAIAADTVEVQNEWYQAMLDLQLKCKTPDNCGSEGDCGMPSPGPAFKEVWQVKVWPKGLGQARNLVGIYRLCLTDKTVNFVKLNSDVAAVVLQLMNVRRCGHSENFFFIEVGRSAMTGPGEFWMQVEDSVVAQNMHETLLEAMKALSEEFRQRSKSQTAGMSCGGGTASNPISVPSRRHHPNLPPSQVGFSRRSRTETPGVPHSNNTSPTPPHGFSRSRTASIGARTEDGGGRATALSASPSLNGSSRSTTPTLRPKPTRAPTPAKITLSLARYTPNPAPSPAPSLSSSSGHGSECGLGVATFGTVPICAYARIPQRVSMSGSPSDYGSSDEYGSSPGEHSLLATGLTAALVDGGTSYILMGHREGSHKRAHGRRVLRRSSNRECEAERRMLSKRASIPPTSVKEGLVSLHRKEEEDDEEDYAVMSHSASRESFTSCQGSGGSATTSLLQLENSADKGVSTKGGLEDFSVDSGYMSMLPGVTAPPASMSLSVSGSDVISKGGDEYMSMTPNSSVSPPQHICLPINEGYMMMSPNSSCSSDLHGLSGCIWSSRGSMESRAGSDYMNMSPISARSACSTPPSQPEHQPLQPKMVYSYFSLPRSYKHTTLSTRFEDDLDRVCIGRGERETGGKIRHSGYHCGGDASGVSGGGGQQSLSSSSFSSSSASSESLEDRSMCLSVGGVGRASRLGTGHRVGGAHPKISHHHHQQRCGPGVQKQGQLQQRKDKSSSFFVNMSKANTLPRVRETLLPTPSPSPGEYVSIVYQGERAGHYKGRSTAEPGNPMAQGPQRAFHRPQPCQSGTVILPLSFSAPLSTSISLSSEYVNMDLGNSPSSLTSLSSFNPAPKVREELTRTPQVDQEVAHWNSRETDLTSADVASSPFTDYTEMKFGSPKSPKPGQTPQPSSMKQEHNMNFSSPNSFTNVEQGARLVRAESSARRRHLSETFMAPPILPISPSASPSPFPETPHGASTRQQGLEHNLWTSGQPPSPQCASPGVANLPAAQASSLALEKVLNYIDLDLVSKENSQTSEDGPSGPHTFSSPVVGGVAGAGGSTSSSINTYASIDFIKSQEMKVYKTSRKDNKDC; this comes from the exons ATGGAGAATCAGGCGGCGATGGAGCTGCAGAGCTATGAGGACGTGAGGAAAAGCGGTTATCTCCGCAAGCAGAAATCTATGCACCGGCGCTTTTTCGTTCTCCGGGCTGCATCAGAGCAGGGCCCGGCTAGACTCGAATattatgaaaatgaaaagaaattccGAAGCAAGTCACCTGTCCCAAAGAAAGCAGTTTACCTGGACTCCTGCTTTAACATCAACAAACGGGCAGATTCAAAGAACAAGCACATGATAGTGATGTATACCCGCGGGGAGAGCTTTGCCATAGCTGCGGATACCGTGGAGGTCCAAAACGAATGGTACCAGGCCATGTTGGATCTACAGCTTAAAT GTAAGACTCCTGATAACTGTGGCAGTGAAGGAGACTGTGGAATGCCTTCCCCTGGCCCTGCCTTTAAGGAGGTCTGGCAGGTTAAAGTCTGGCCCAAAGGTTTGGGCCAGGCCAGGAATCTAGTTGGCATCTACCGACTTTGCTTGACTGACAAAACAGTAAATTTTGTCAAACTCAACTCTGATGTTGCAGCTGTAGTCCTCCAGCTGATGAATGTGCGACGCTGTGGCCACtctgaaaacttttttttcatTGAAGTGGGTCGTTCTGCCATGACGGGCCCTGGTGAATTCTGGATGCAAGTAGAGGATTCAGTGGTGGCACAGAACATGCATGAGACCCTTCTTGAGGCCATGAAGGCCCTGAGTGAAGAGTTCCGGCAAAGAAGTAAATCCCAGACTGCTGGCATGTCTTGTGGAGGTGGCACTGCCTCTAACCCTATTAGTGTACCATCTAGACGGCACCACCCAAATCTGCCACCCTCCCAGGTTGGCTTTTCTAGACGTTCTAGAACAGAAACACCAGGAGTACCTCATAGCAACAACACGTCCCCCACTCCACCACATGGATTCTCTAGGTCACGAACTGCGAGTATTGGGGCTCGAACAGAGGATGGAGGGGGCAGAGCAACAGCACTAAGCGCCAGCCCGAGTCTCAATGGTTCATCTCGCTCAACTACCCCAACCCTGCGACCGAAACCCACACGAGCACCCACTCCAGCCAAGATCACCCTGAGCCTAGCACGGTACACCCCTAACCCTGCACCTTCCCCAGCTCCTAGCCTCTCTTCCAGCTCTGGACACGGGTCAGAATGTGGGTTGGGAGTAGCTACCTTTGGGACAGTGCCTATTTGCGCCTATGCCCGAATTCCTCAGAGAGTGTCCATGTCAGGATCACCGAGTGATTATGGTTCCTCAGATGAGTATGGTTCCAGCCCTGGCGAGCACTCCCTGCTAGCCACAGGGCTCACTGCTGCCCTGGTTGATGGCGGTACCAGTTACATCCTGATGGGCCATCGAGAAGGTTCTCACAAACGTGCTCATGGACGCAGGGTTCTTCGTCGATCATCTAATCGTGAGTGTGAAGCTGAGCGCAGGATGCTCAGCAAGCGAGCTTCAATACCCCCTACCTCTGTCAAGGAAGGCTTGGTCTCTCTTCACAGGAAAGAGGAAGAGGATGATGAAGAAGACTATGCAGTGATGTCACACAGTGCAAGTAGAGAGTCTTTCACTTCATGCCAAGGTTCAGGAGGTTCAGCTACAACATCATTGTTGCAACTGGAAAATTCAGCAGATAAAGGTGTCAGTACTAAAGGGGGACTTGAGGACTTCTCAGTAGACAGTGGCTACATGTCCATGTTACCTGGTGTTACGGCTCCTCCTGCATCAATGTCATTATCAGTCTCTGGTTCAGATGTCATTTCAAAGGGTGGAGATGAATACATGTCAATGACTCCCAATAGTAGTGTCTCACCACCTCAGCACATCTGTCTCCCCATCAATGAAGGATACATGATGATGTCTCCAAACAGTAGCTGTTCATCAGATTTGCATGGCCTGAGTGGATGCATCTGGAGCAGCAGGGGCAGCATGGAGAGTCGGGCAGGCAGCGACTATATGAACATGTCACCTATAAGTGCCAGATCAGCATGCAGTACTCCTCCATCACAGCCAGAGCATCAACCATTGCAACCAAAAATGGTCTATTCCTATTTTTCTTTGCCACGTTCTTATAAACACACAACCCTCTCAACCCGCTTTGAGGATGATCTGGACAGGGTTTGTATTGGTAGAGGTGAAAGGGAAACTGGAGGAAAGATCAGGCATAGTGGTTACCATTGTGGAGGGGACGCATCTGGGGTCTCAGGTGGTGGTGGCCAACAATCTCTGTCCTCATCCTCTTTCTCCTCTAGCTCAGCTAGCAGTGAAAGCCTTGAAGACAGGTCAATGTGTCTGTCTGTAGGTGGAGTGGGAAGGGCAAGTAGGTTGGGCACAGGACACAGAGTAGGGGGTGCTCACCCCAAAATCTCCCACCACCATCACCAGCAGAGATGTGGACCAGGTGTCCAGAAACAGGGTCAATTACAGCAGAGGAAGGACAAGTCCTCCAGCTTTTTTGTGAATATGTCCAAAGCCAACACGCTGCCAAGGGTCAGGGAGACTTTGCTGCCAACTCCATCCCCAAGCCCTGGAGAATATGTAAGCATTGTTTACCAGGGTGAGCGAGCAGGGCATTACAAAGGGAGGAGTACAGCTGAACCGGGGAACCCTATGGCACAAGGACCTCAAAGAGCCTTTCACAGACCACAGCCATGTCAGAGTGGGACTGTCATTCTTCCTCTGAGCTTCTCAGCACCCCTTTCCACCTCTATCTCTTTATCCTCTGAATATGTGAACATGGACTTAGGTAACTCACCTTCTTCTCTTACTTCCCTCTCCTCTTTCAACCCTGCCCCAAAAGTCAGAGAGGAGCTCACAAGAACTCCTCAAGTGGATCAAGAAGTGGCACATTGGAATAGCAGGGAGACAGATTTGACATCTGCAGATGTGGCTTCTTCTCCTTTCACAGACTATACTGAGATGAAGTTTGGATCCCCAAAGTCCCCAAAACCTGGCCAAACACCCCAGCCATCATCCATGAAGCAGGAGCACAACATGAATTTCTCCTCACCAAATTCTTTTACAAATGTGGAACAGGGTGCACGACTAGTCAGGGCTGAATCATCAGCAAGAAGACGGCACCTCTCAGAGACATTCATGGCCCCTCCAATTCTCCCCATCTCCCCCTCTGCCTCTCCCTCTCCTTTTCCTGAAACACCACATGGTGCTTCAACACGACAGCAAGGATTAGAGCATAACCTTTGGACTAGTGGTCAACCACCCTCCCCACAGTGTGCCAGCCCTGGTGTAGCAAATCTACCTGCTGCTCAGGCATCTTCTTTGGCTCTGGAGAAAGTCCTGAACTACATTGATTTAGACTTGGTCAGTAAGGAGAATTCTCAAACCAGTGAGGATGGACCCTCTGGCCCTCACACATTTTCTTCTCCTGTAGTAGGGGGGGTGGCTGGCGCTGGAGGAAGCACCTCCTCCAGCATCAACACATATGCCAGCATTGATTTCATCAAGTCACAAGAAATGAAAGTTTATAAAACCAGTAGGAAGGACAACAAAG
- the LOC127639814 gene encoding uncharacterized protein LOC127639814 isoform X2, which produces MAQPRFTRNQVVEILFDDSDESEDGSDPDRFDSGEEDQILDGIDPFEDLNQETTEQQSTSGPRPLALFDTAPLLLLLQPTDLGLLLQPADPLFVLYPAPPALPQSHQDHLQPLP; this is translated from the exons ATGGCACAACCAAGATTTACTCGCAACCAAGTTGTTGAAATCCTTTTTGACGACAGCGATGAGAGTGAGGACGGATCTGATCCAGATCGGTTTGATTCGGGTGAAGAGGATCAAATCTTGGACGGAATCGATCCATTTGAGGA TCTAAATCAGGAAACCACAGAGCAGCAGAGTACATCCGGACCCCGACCGCTCGCCCTCTTCGACACAGCACCGCTTCTGCTCCTCCTGCAGCCCACAGATCTAGGCCTCCTCCTGCAGCCCGCAGATCCATTATTCGTCCTCTACCCGGCTCCTCCAGCACTGCCACAGAGCCACCAAGATCATCTGCAACCCCTGCCTTGA
- the LOC127639814 gene encoding piggyBac transposable element-derived protein 4-like isoform X1, giving the protein MTRDWFRTISWNIHMSDPEEDVVNDRKKQTQPDEYDTLFRLKPLMTEIKAACQFAYHPKKQLSIDERMVATKARTGMTQYMKAKPTKWGIKLFVLADSSNSYTCDFNIYTGKSRLASGLGLSFDSVVELMRPSFLGSGYHLYCDNFYTSPKLFRHLLSLNFGACGTIREAPKTKINQLTKKSPRGSLRWIREGNLVFTKWMDNREVAMCSSVHVAYDGDTVKRKLKKRDGSWEETNIPVPKPIVDYNMYMGGSGLIGPADTVLLCSPHNQKMVQNHVLSFC; this is encoded by the coding sequence ATGACAAGGGATTGGTTCCGTACCATATCTTGGAACATCCATATGAGTGACCCAGAGGAAGACGTTGTGAATGACAGAAAGAAGCAGACTCAGCCAGATGAGTATGACACACTCTTTCGCTTGAAGCCACTGATGACTGAGATAAAGGCCGCCTGTCAGTTTGCCTACCATCCCAAGAAGCAGCTTTCCATTGATGAGAGGATGGTGGCCACCAAGGCAAGAACTGGGATGACCCAGTACATGAAAGCGAAACCCACCAAGTGGGGGATAAAGCTGTTTGTGCTGGCAGACTCCAGCAATAGCTATACCTGTgacttcaatatatacacaggtAAAAGCAGGTTGGCCTCTGGGCTAGGGCTCTCATTTGACTCTGTGGTGGAATTGATGAGGCCATCTTTCCTAGGCAGTGGTTATCACCTCTACTGTGATAATTTTTACACCAGCCCAAAACTCTTCAGGCACCTGCTGTCCCTCAATTTTGGAGCCTGTGGTACCATACGTGAGgctccaaaaacaaaaataaaccaaCTGACCAAGAAATCCCCCAGAGGATCTCTCAGGTGGATAAGAGAAGGTAACCTTGTCTTCACCAAGTGGATGGACAACAGGGAGGTGGCAATGTGCAGCAGTGTCCATGTTGCTTATGATGGGGACACTGTCAAGAGGAAGCTGAAAAAGAGGGATGGATCCTGGGAGGAGACAAACATACCAGTACCAAAACCTATTGTTGATTACAACATGTACATGGGGGGGAGTGGACTTATCGGACCAGCTGATACAGTATTACTCTGTTCACCACACAACCAGAAGATGGTACAGAACCATGTTCTTTCATTTTGTTGA
- the LOC127639772 gene encoding zinc finger protein 135-like isoform X2, which translates to MDANDSHARPSLIAEVSLSFQDELTATLQNALGVAVEIAVVEITKLLDRALRDVQNKIQEAIRDNSILKFRLQTAETQLTTVRARLDQQPQGVEDFPFGTRSQSAKKTPGIRCRLQRGRRQLNNRNVVHSSPIQEPEPTMDSERDYEVCVQRGSPSEIPSGGASAQTSETLEEAIQHRLHETNGADAGVLSEGSSFEVSVKVEKDEGYGGAIPVSLSGVEEPNSDSFSLAQSQLLEDWRPEPLNSESYQSNLHCQSTNLPKDLDFLSSPSSGQHAHFPKRHNNHHKSPKRHPFPTDQSQYHCSLCGRDFNRKHHLKIHQRIHTGERPYACSVCSARFRHALTLTRHFRLHTGEKPYACEQCGKTFRNGGGLRFHQCSITTPV; encoded by the exons ATGGACGCAAACGACAGTCATGCGAGACCTTCTCTGATTGCTGAGGTGTCGCTCTCGTTTCAAGACGAACTGACTGCAACCCTTCAAAACGCGCTTGGTGTTGCTGTAGAGATCGCCGTTGTCGAGATCACCAAACTGCTCGACAGAGCGCTCAGAGACGTACAGAACAAGATTCAAGAAGCTATACGGGACAACAGTATCCTAAAATTTAGGCTGCAAACAGCTGAAACACAACTGACGACTGTGCGTGCTCGCCTGGACCAACAGCCTCAAGGTGTTGAAGATTTTCCATTTGGCACTAGAAGTCAGTCTGCGAAAAAAACACCTGGCATCAGGTGTAGGCTTCAGCGGGGGCGTCGGCAGTTAAATAACCGTAATGTAGTGCATTCGAGCCCCATACAAGAACCCGAGCCTACTATGGACTCCGAACGTGATTATGAGGTATGTGTCCAGAGAGGATCGCCCTCTGAGATCCCATCTGGAGGTGCGAGCGCTCAGACTTCAGAAACACTGGAAGAAGCCATCCAACACAGGTTACATGAGACAAATG GTGCAGATGCAGGTGTGCTCAGTGAGGGGTCATCCTTTGAAGTGTCTGTAAAGGTAGAGAAAGATGAGGGTTATGGTGGCGCAATCCCTGTGTCTCTCTCTGGAGTGGAGGAGCCTAACTCAGACAGCTTCTCTCTGGCTCAGTCTCAATTACTTGAAGACTGGAGACCTGAGCCATTGAATTCAGAGAGCTATCAATCAAACCTGCACTGCCAGTCCACCAACCTCCCTAAGG ACCTAGATTTCCTGTCATCTCCGTCCTCTGGCCAGCATGCCCACTTCCCAAAACGCCATAACAACCACCATAAGAGCCCCAAGCGCCATCCGTTTCCCACCGACCAAAGCCAGTATCATTGCAGCCTATGTGGACGAGACTTCAACCGTAAGCACCATCTCAAGATCCATCAAAGGATCCATACAGGAGAGAGGCCATATGCCTGCTCTGTCTGCAGTGCACGCTTCCGCCATGCATTGACACTCACACGGCACTTCCGCCTCCACACAGGGGAGAAACCTTATGCTTGTGAACAGTGTGGAAAAACCTTTCGAAATGGTGGTGGTTTGAGGTTCCATCAGTGCTCCATCACAACACCTGTATAA
- the LOC127639772 gene encoding zinc finger and SCAN domain-containing protein 12-like isoform X1 → MDANDSHARPSLIAEVSLSFQDELTATLQNALGVAVEIAVVEITKLLDRALRDVQNKIQEAIRDNSILKFRLQTAETQLTTVRARLDQQPQGVEDFPFGTRSQSAKKTPGIRCRLQRGRRQLNNRNVVHSSPIQEPEPTMDSERDYEVCVQRGSPSEIPSGGASAQTSETLEEAIQHRLHETNDIKNEQICAGTGADAGVLSEGSSFEVSVKVEKDEGYGGAIPVSLSGVEEPNSDSFSLAQSQLLEDWRPEPLNSESYQSNLHCQSTNLPKDLDFLSSPSSGQHAHFPKRHNNHHKSPKRHPFPTDQSQYHCSLCGRDFNRKHHLKIHQRIHTGERPYACSVCSARFRHALTLTRHFRLHTGEKPYACEQCGKTFRNGGGLRFHQCSITTPV, encoded by the exons ATGGACGCAAACGACAGTCATGCGAGACCTTCTCTGATTGCTGAGGTGTCGCTCTCGTTTCAAGACGAACTGACTGCAACCCTTCAAAACGCGCTTGGTGTTGCTGTAGAGATCGCCGTTGTCGAGATCACCAAACTGCTCGACAGAGCGCTCAGAGACGTACAGAACAAGATTCAAGAAGCTATACGGGACAACAGTATCCTAAAATTTAGGCTGCAAACAGCTGAAACACAACTGACGACTGTGCGTGCTCGCCTGGACCAACAGCCTCAAGGTGTTGAAGATTTTCCATTTGGCACTAGAAGTCAGTCTGCGAAAAAAACACCTGGCATCAGGTGTAGGCTTCAGCGGGGGCGTCGGCAGTTAAATAACCGTAATGTAGTGCATTCGAGCCCCATACAAGAACCCGAGCCTACTATGGACTCCGAACGTGATTATGAGGTATGTGTCCAGAGAGGATCGCCCTCTGAGATCCCATCTGGAGGTGCGAGCGCTCAGACTTCAGAAACACTGGAAGAAGCCATCCAACACAGGTTACATGAGACAAATG ACATAAAAAATGAGCAGATATGTGCTGGGACAGGTGCAGATGCAGGTGTGCTCAGTGAGGGGTCATCCTTTGAAGTGTCTGTAAAGGTAGAGAAAGATGAGGGTTATGGTGGCGCAATCCCTGTGTCTCTCTCTGGAGTGGAGGAGCCTAACTCAGACAGCTTCTCTCTGGCTCAGTCTCAATTACTTGAAGACTGGAGACCTGAGCCATTGAATTCAGAGAGCTATCAATCAAACCTGCACTGCCAGTCCACCAACCTCCCTAAGG ACCTAGATTTCCTGTCATCTCCGTCCTCTGGCCAGCATGCCCACTTCCCAAAACGCCATAACAACCACCATAAGAGCCCCAAGCGCCATCCGTTTCCCACCGACCAAAGCCAGTATCATTGCAGCCTATGTGGACGAGACTTCAACCGTAAGCACCATCTCAAGATCCATCAAAGGATCCATACAGGAGAGAGGCCATATGCCTGCTCTGTCTGCAGTGCACGCTTCCGCCATGCATTGACACTCACACGGCACTTCCGCCTCCACACAGGGGAGAAACCTTATGCTTGTGAACAGTGTGGAAAAACCTTTCGAAATGGTGGTGGTTTGAGGTTCCATCAGTGCTCCATCACAACACCTGTATAA